The Euphorbia lathyris chromosome 3, ddEupLath1.1, whole genome shotgun sequence genome contains a region encoding:
- the LOC136223614 gene encoding mitochondrial fission protein ELM1, with product MRPIRLPEPPSPTMGVPEIFDSGANGVIRRAVVIGNGFAGSENQSIGLVRALGLLDSYVLYRVTRPRGGVNDCLHWLPVSLHKKLDYVIRLIFNYLRLSFASRGNKLGSSSMQNGGSVGLAAVLEADVKQIVNLARESYEKDGPLLVVASGRDTISIASSIKRTASKNVFVIQIQHPRSHLNRFDLVITPRHDYYPLTLEAKKQVPQFMQKYITPCEPPDEHVVLTTGALHQIDFSALRSAASEWHDEFAPLPKPLLVVNIGGPTRRCRYGADLAKQLTASILSVLASCGSVRISFSNRTPGKVSNIIIKELGNNPKVYIWDGEEPNPHMGHLAWADAFVITADSVSMISEACSTGKPVYVMEAERCTWKFSDFHKSLKDRGVVRPFTGSEDISESWSYPPMNDTAEAARRVHEVLAERGLRLRP from the exons ATGAGACCCATAAGGCTCCCGGAACCTCCAAGTCCCACTATGGGCGTGCCCGAGATCTTCGACAGTGGCGCTAACGGCGTTATTAGGCGCGCCGTCGTTATTGGCAACGGATTTGCCGGCTCCGAGAATCAGAGCATCGGGTTGGTTCGCGCTCTCGGTCTTCTCGATAGCTACGTCTTATAC CGAGTTACTAGACCGAGAGGAGGAGTGAATGATTGCCTACACTGGCTTCCGGTTTCCCTTCACAAGAAGTTGGATTATGTTATAAGGCTAATTTTTAATTACTTGCGGCTTTCGTTTGCTTCTCGAGGGAATAAATTAGGGTCTTCATCTATGCAAAATGGTGGCAGCGTGGGTTTAGCAGCGGTTTTGGAAGCTGATGTGAAGCAAATTGTGAACCTGGCCCGTGAGAGTTATGAAAA GGATGGCCCTCTATTGGTGGTTGCATCAGGCAGAGATACTATTTCTATTGCAAGCTCAATAAAACGTACAGCATCTAAAAATGTTTTTGTTATTCAG ATACAACATCCAAGGTCACATTTGAATAGGTTTGACCTTGTGATCACTCCTCGTCATGACTATTATCCCTTGACACTAGAAGCAAAGAAGCAGGTTCCTCAGTTTATGCAGAAATATATAACTCCGTGTGAACCTCCTGATGAGCATGTG GTATTGACGACGGGAGCTTTGCATCAAATTGATTTTTCTGCACTTCGTAGTGCAGCTAGTGAGTGGCATGATGAATTTGCACCTCTGCCAAAGCCCTTACTGGTGGTTAACATTGGAGGACCTACGA GGCGCTGTCGCTATGGCGCTGACCTTGCAAAGCAGTTAACTGCTAGTATATTGAGTGTGCTCGCTAGCTGTGGCAGTGTCAGAATATCTTTCTCTAATAGGACACCTGGAAAG GTTTCAAATATAATAATCAAAGAGCTCGGGAATAATCCAAAAGTGTACATATGGGACGGTGAAG AGCCTAATCCGCACATGGGACATTTAGCTTGGGCAGATGCATTTGTCATTACAGCTGACTCAGTCAGTATGATAAGCGAGGCATGCAGCACAGG GAAACCTGTATACGTAATGGAAGCTGAACGCTGTACATGGAAGTTCTCTGACTTCCACAAATCTTTGAAGGACCGGGGAGTGGTTCGGCCATTTACAGGTTCTGAGGAT ATTTCCGAGAGTTGGAGCTACCCTCCCATGAATGATACTGCAGAGGCTGCACGGCGGGTGCATGAAGTACTTGCTGAACGTGGATTGAGGCTGAGACCTTAG
- the LOC136224417 gene encoding casparian strip membrane protein 3-like: MESEKKIGEEARITIEDGDQKGKGIASPVIISVKEKAGGKGVGGGGGWRKGVAIFDLVLRICGIATGLAATAIMGTTEEVLPFFTQFFQFHAEYNDLPTFTFFLYANGLVAGYLLLILPLSIFCIARPHAIKLRLILIILDTVAMALTIAAASAAAAIVYLAHNGNSNANWNAICQQFGDFCQQTSTAVVNSFLTAVFLIFLIVLSAFALKKN; this comes from the exons ATGGAGTCAGAGAAGAAAATTGGGGAAGAAGCAAGAATCACCATTGAAGATGGAGATCAGAAAGGAAAAGGAATAGCTTCTCCTGTAATAATCAGTGTGAAGGAAAAGGCAGGAGGAAAAGGagtaggaggaggaggaggatggAGAAAAGGTGTAGCAATATTTGACTTGGTTTTAAGAATTTGTGGAATTGCAACTGGTTTAGCTGCTACTGCTATAATGGGTACTACTGAAGAAGTTCTTCCTTTTTTCACTCAGTTCTTTCAGTTCCATGCTGAGTATAATGATCTTCCTACTTTCAC GTTTTTCTTGTATGCAAATGGACTCGTTGCTGGATACCTTCTCCTCATTTTGCCTCTCTCTATCTTTTGCATTGCCCGACCTCATGCAATTAAACTCAGGCTTATCCTTATCATACTTGATACG GTGGCAATGGCGTTGACAATCGCAGCAGCTTCAGCCGCTGCTGCCATAGTTTACTTAGCTCATAATGGAAATTCAAATGCAAATTGGAACGCGATTTGTCAACAATTCGGCGACTTCTGCCAGCAGACGAGCACCGCTGTGGTTAACTCCTTCCTTACTGCTGTCTTCCTCATCTTTCTCATTGTGTTGTCTGCTTTTGCTCTCAAAAAgaattag